The segment tgcatgcgtcattgcatgcaatgaatagtcaacacgacagctgattttttactaagttacattgatatattaattgcatgcgttattgcatgcaattaaaaatccactcaacagctgaattattatggatgattctattctgatttttactgtaatattggcgttcgaaggagactttacctattgtattaaccttaaaatgcaaaattttcaaaaaaccttgtatatacgtcgaggcacaatttaaaaagaaatatacctgtcaaatttcatggtaatctattgctgcgtttcgccgtaattgcggaacatataaacataagagaaatgcaaagccgtcgacttgaatcttagaactcatttcgctcggtcaataaatcgaaattttaagaaaccacaaatatcctggatgaaaaggggaatcaattgttatgtatagatttgaatctgaatgtctaggatccactaaacagtctactaaattcatcattttttctccacaggagaaacgtttaaagctggcttcaaatgatgtcaccacattattaacatatgtaaattatatatttatatatgtatgtcacgtggattgaaggagcgttgtttgtgacgttgtttgttgattgaaggaagattctattttactatttaaataaatcataatgtaatttacttatccacttcgagatttacatagtgataataagtaggaaatgaaatgtatagcaaacacttcagttgctatgtaggcctactgtattgtattctgtagtgtcttattttttactaaagtgatgaagtatcagaaaatactatcattcagcattgttatgtattattttcaatgtcatttttttctctttcttttcaataatttaaaatttgttattattttaaataagtagataacttaactattgtttgtttttaatcatattatttgtatttatttttttcgtattgttataatacttgatagagagttgagtgtaagagagggtcgactgcgccctaacttcgctttctaagaaaaataaaggcagtcattctattctattcatgtcaccataatatatatgtatatgtattaaaAACAGacgctttctaagaaaaataaaggcagtcattctattctattcatgtcaccataatatatatgtatatatattaaaaacagatgacatccatttattagagcaaattgaatgccttcatcttcatgtgtaggcaacacaccacaccaaccttgttcctgtgagactgaccttgtctctgtgacactacacttgttcgaatgggactctacccctcttcttgttccactgacactacttgttccagtgaaacagaccttgtctctgtgagactcaccttgtctctgtgagactcaccttgtctctgtgagactcaccttgtctctgtgagaacttgttcctgtgagactgccatttataaaacgacttgttcctatgaaacttgtctctgtgacactaatatcgttcaaaaacactacttgtctctgtgagaacttgtctctgtgatacggaccccTTTTATGCTACTGCACCTAACTTCAAGCGACCCAAATATACATGATGTCTTTTTGAAATGGCCAACTTTTAACAGAGCTCACttgtttgataaaattgaaaaaatgacctaccaatttgaattttgaatttaaaaattgttcacaAACAAGGAGGATGAAATATTCTACCGATaattacaaatttcaaattttattcaagttcaTAATATGCGAAAATACGGGGAAACTTAAAGCTGCTACTGGTATTGAactgtatttttaaaataatatagtccgaaaagttttcaataatcgACAAAAAAGAATTCCAAAATAGGATTGAAGTGTATGGTGTGAAGTTATTTACCTTTTTCTTTGATCCATTGAGGAAGTCTTTATACATTTCAGATCGCAAGTATCTCGAGTAACTGTCGCTCTTCATTAGATGATAGACGTGCGCCTGAAAGaaaagaatttttatttatttatgtccttGGCTTTTACTAAAAAAGAGATCttttcggatgttctgcctcaTCAATTTCACTTCCTATATACACTTAAACTTCAACTGGGTAGAAGTTTTTACTAGAAATTTCTACGTTCATTTTCACCTCCTgaataatctatattatatagaattcttcaatgttgttttccatcacgaactgcttattattaaatcactttttgctattagaaaaaacgactagcagtcagatatttttacaataataattaatcactcactttgacaacgagatctttcggcaggttcgTCATCTTCTAggttgtactcatagacaagtagaAGGATATAATGAcaatttttagtgtgctgttggtgtctattggattagtgtctgttggtgtctattggtgtCTATTGGTGTCTATTGGGTTTGTTGTGGCTGAGAAGGTAGTCAAAAAGGATGTGGGATTTGAAGTTGGCTTGTTCGTTTAATATACATTGTATATTGCTTTTAAATTGGGTGTATATCTCAAACTGTTCTATTGTGTCCAATTCTGGTCCTTTGttttttatgtgtatgatttgtagatcagtatttatgtttgtgtgtttgtgatTTTCTTGAATTAGGTGGTCGGCAAATGTAGATTATGGACTGTGTTATGAGTGATTAATCTTTATATCGGCCATCTAAGGACTTATTAGTTGATATAATAATTTCCTGTAGTAGAGTTTATTATCTGTTTTTTAGTTAACAGATAAATG is part of the Nilaparvata lugens isolate BPH unplaced genomic scaffold, ASM1435652v1 scaffold8348, whole genome shotgun sequence genome and harbors:
- the LOC120349119 gene encoding regulator of G-protein signaling 7-like codes for the protein VLGVGARAEGSATTGGAGARGRDLGGYLAADASCPVNVDSHSHELTKRNMTHPDRWSFDTAAAHVYHLMKSDSYSRYLRSEMYKDFLNGSKKKVNNFTPYTSILFWNSFLSIIENFSDYIILKIQFNTSSSFKFPRIFAYYELE